A single Providencia manganoxydans DNA region contains:
- the odhB gene encoding 2-oxoglutarate dehydrogenase complex dihydrolipoyllysine-residue succinyltransferase → MSSVEILVPDLPESVADATVATWHKKPGDSVERDEVLVEIETDKVVLEVPASEAGVLEAIVEDEGATVLSKQLLGRIRLGDSTGIPVEVKASQEATPAQRQTASLEEESNDALSPAIRRLVAEHDLNPADIKGTGVGGRLTREDVEKHLATGKAAPAAKAATPAAEPQAPLAHRSEKRVPMTRLRKRIAERLLEAKNSTAMLTTFNEVNMQPIKDLRKQYGEVFEKRHGVRLGFMSFYVKAAVEALKRYPEVNASIDGTDVVYHNYFDISIAVSTPRGLVTPVLRDVDAMSMADIEKKIKELAVKGRDGKLTVEDLSGGNFTITNGGVFGSLMSTPIINPPQSAILGMHAIKDRPMAVNGKVEILPMMYLALSYDHRLIDGSESVGFLVAIKDMLEDPTRLLLDV, encoded by the coding sequence ATGAGTAGCGTAGAAATTCTTGTTCCCGATCTTCCTGAATCCGTTGCAGATGCTACGGTTGCCACATGGCATAAAAAACCAGGTGATAGCGTTGAACGTGACGAAGTGCTGGTTGAAATTGAAACAGATAAAGTCGTTTTAGAAGTGCCTGCAAGTGAAGCGGGTGTGTTAGAAGCTATCGTTGAAGATGAAGGTGCAACTGTGCTTTCTAAACAACTGCTTGGCCGCATTCGTTTAGGTGATAGCACGGGTATTCCTGTGGAAGTTAAAGCTTCACAAGAAGCAACTCCAGCGCAGCGCCAAACAGCCAGCTTGGAAGAAGAGAGCAATGATGCTCTGTCTCCAGCAATCCGCCGTTTAGTTGCTGAGCACGACTTGAACCCAGCTGACATCAAAGGAACGGGTGTTGGTGGTCGTTTGACTCGCGAAGATGTTGAAAAACATTTAGCTACTGGCAAAGCAGCTCCTGCTGCGAAAGCTGCAACACCTGCTGCTGAGCCACAAGCACCATTGGCACACCGCAGTGAAAAACGCGTACCAATGACGCGCTTACGTAAACGTATTGCTGAGCGTCTGCTGGAAGCGAAAAACAGCACTGCGATGTTAACCACATTTAATGAAGTTAACATGCAGCCAATTAAAGATCTGCGTAAGCAATACGGCGAAGTGTTTGAAAAACGCCATGGTGTACGTTTAGGCTTTATGTCTTTCTATGTAAAAGCTGCGGTTGAAGCGCTAAAACGTTACCCAGAAGTTAACGCATCAATTGATGGTACTGATGTTGTTTACCATAACTATTTCGACATCAGCATTGCAGTATCGACACCTCGTGGTCTGGTAACGCCAGTTCTGCGTGATGTTGATGCAATGAGCATGGCTGATATTGAGAAGAAAATTAAAGAACTGGCAGTCAAAGGTCGTGACGGTAAATTAACCGTTGAAGACTTAAGTGGCGGTAACTTCACTATCACTAACGGTGGTGTGTTCGGTTCTCTAATGTCTACCCCTATCATTAACCCACCACAAAGCGCAATCTTAGGTATGCATGCTATCAAAGATCGCCCAATGGCGGTTAACGGTAAGGTTGAAATTCTTCCAATGATGTACCTTGCATTATCTTATGACCACCGCCTGATCGATGGTAGTGAGTCAGTTGGCTTCTTAGTTGCCATTAAAGATATGCTGGAAGATCCAACTCGTTTACTGCTGGACGTATAG
- the sucA gene encoding 2-oxoglutarate dehydrogenase E1 component gives MQNGVMKDWLDSSFLAGANQTYIEQLYEDYLTDPNSVDAGWREIFQQLPGAGTNSEQFHSQARDYFRRLAKDSTRYHTSVSDPAIDAKQVKVLQLINAFRFRGHQNANLDPLGLWKRESVPDLDPVFHNLTKEDFDETFNVGSFAIGKETMKLSDLYDALKRIYCGSIGAEYMHITNTEEKRWIQQRLESVNVAEQFSKEEKRRFLAELTAAEGLERYLGAKFPGAKRFSLEGGDSLIPMLKDLIHHAGKQDTREVVLGMAHRGRLNVLINILGKKPAELFDEFAGKHKDHSSAGDVKYHQGFSSDFETAGSRVHLALAFNPSHLEIVSPVVIGSVRARRDRLDEGRSNMVLPITIHGDSAVTGQGVVQETLNMSQARGYEVGGTMRIVINNQIGFTTSNPKDTRSTEYCTDIVKMVQAPIFHVNADDPEAVAFVTRLALDFRNTFKRDVMIDLVCYRRHGHNEADEPNATQPIMYQKIKKHPTPRKIYADRLIEAGVVTADEVTEMVNLYRDALDRGDCVVEEWREMGLHSYTWEPYLNHDWNEEYKSTFDPKRLQELAVKTSTIPAEVVTQSRVEKIYSDRAEMAKGEKLLDWGAAETLAYATLVDEGIPVRLSGEDAGRGTFFHRHAVVHNQTNGSVYVPLQNIHNGQGVFNVWDSVLTENAVLAFEYGYATTEPRALTIWEAQFGDFANCAQVVIDQFISSGEQKWGRMCGLVMLLPHGYEGQGPEHSSARLERYLQLCADQNMQVCVPSTPAQVYHMLRRQALRGMRRPLIVMSPKSLLRHPLAVSSMDELANGKFQTVISEIDEINPKDVKRVIMCSGKVYYDLLEQRRKNGQTDVAIVRIEQLYPFPHEDIQQAFLPYAHVKDFVWCQEEPLNQGAWYCSQHNFREAIPTGATLRYAGRAASSSPAVGYTSVHQEQQQALVNDALNIE, from the coding sequence ATGCAGAACGGCGTAATGAAGGACTGGCTGGATTCGAGCTTTCTGGCAGGCGCGAACCAGACTTACATAGAACAGCTCTATGAAGATTATCTAACTGACCCCAATTCTGTTGATGCTGGCTGGAGAGAAATCTTTCAGCAACTGCCTGGTGCAGGCACCAACTCTGAGCAATTTCACTCGCAAGCACGCGATTATTTCCGTCGCTTAGCGAAAGACTCTACTCGTTATCATACCTCTGTTAGCGACCCTGCTATCGATGCAAAACAAGTGAAAGTTTTGCAATTGATTAACGCATTCCGCTTCCGCGGACATCAAAACGCAAATCTTGATCCATTAGGTTTATGGAAACGTGAATCTGTTCCAGATTTAGATCCAGTGTTCCATAACTTAACGAAAGAAGATTTCGACGAGACATTCAACGTGGGTTCTTTTGCCATCGGCAAAGAAACCATGAAACTTAGCGACCTATACGATGCCCTGAAGCGCATTTATTGCGGTTCAATTGGTGCTGAATATATGCATATCACGAATACAGAGGAAAAACGTTGGATCCAACAACGCCTTGAATCAGTGAATGTTGCTGAGCAATTTTCGAAAGAAGAAAAACGTCGCTTCTTAGCTGAATTAACCGCAGCAGAAGGGCTAGAGCGTTATTTAGGCGCAAAATTCCCGGGTGCAAAACGTTTCTCATTGGAAGGTGGTGACTCACTTATTCCAATGCTGAAAGATCTGATCCACCATGCGGGCAAACAAGATACACGTGAAGTCGTACTGGGTATGGCTCACCGTGGTCGTCTTAACGTTTTAATTAACATCTTAGGTAAAAAACCTGCTGAATTATTTGATGAGTTCGCAGGCAAACACAAAGACCACTCAAGTGCAGGTGACGTTAAATATCACCAAGGTTTCTCTTCGGATTTCGAAACCGCAGGTTCGCGTGTTCACTTAGCATTAGCATTTAACCCATCTCACCTTGAGATTGTCAGCCCAGTGGTTATTGGTTCAGTACGTGCTCGCCGCGATCGCCTTGATGAAGGTCGCAGCAACATGGTTCTACCAATCACTATTCACGGTGACTCAGCAGTAACGGGTCAAGGTGTTGTTCAAGAAACATTGAACATGTCTCAAGCTCGTGGTTATGAAGTTGGCGGCACCATGCGTATCGTCATTAACAACCAAATTGGTTTTACGACTTCAAACCCGAAAGATACACGTTCAACTGAGTACTGCACCGACATCGTGAAAATGGTTCAAGCACCTATTTTCCACGTTAATGCGGATGATCCAGAAGCCGTTGCTTTTGTAACTCGCTTAGCACTTGATTTCCGTAATACGTTTAAACGCGATGTGATGATTGACCTCGTGTGCTACCGTCGACATGGTCATAACGAAGCTGATGAGCCAAATGCAACTCAGCCAATTATGTATCAAAAAATCAAAAAACATCCGACACCACGTAAAATCTATGCGGATCGTTTAATTGAAGCAGGCGTTGTTACAGCGGATGAAGTGACTGAAATGGTTAACTTGTACCGTGACGCGTTAGACCGAGGTGATTGCGTCGTTGAAGAATGGCGTGAAATGGGTCTGCATTCCTATACATGGGAACCGTACCTAAATCATGATTGGAACGAAGAGTATAAATCCACCTTCGATCCAAAGCGTCTGCAAGAGCTAGCAGTTAAAACCAGTACTATCCCTGCTGAAGTCGTCACTCAGTCTCGTGTTGAGAAAATTTACTCAGACCGTGCTGAAATGGCGAAAGGTGAAAAACTACTGGATTGGGGCGCAGCAGAAACATTGGCGTACGCAACACTAGTTGATGAAGGTATTCCTGTTCGTCTATCTGGTGAAGATGCTGGCCGTGGTACTTTCTTCCATCGCCATGCGGTTGTACATAACCAAACCAATGGTTCCGTTTATGTTCCTCTGCAAAATATCCATAACGGTCAAGGCGTATTTAATGTTTGGGACTCTGTTCTGACTGAAAACGCGGTATTGGCATTTGAATATGGCTATGCAACCACAGAGCCACGTGCACTGACGATTTGGGAAGCTCAATTCGGTGACTTCGCAAACTGTGCACAAGTCGTTATCGACCAATTCATTAGCTCTGGTGAGCAAAAATGGGGTCGTATGTGTGGTCTAGTGATGCTGTTGCCACACGGTTATGAAGGACAAGGTCCAGAGCACTCCTCTGCACGTTTAGAGCGTTACCTACAACTGTGCGCAGATCAAAACATGCAAGTGTGTGTGCCATCCACGCCAGCACAGGTTTACCATATGCTGCGCCGTCAGGCTCTGCGTGGTATGCGTCGTCCTCTGATTGTAATGTCACCTAAATCATTACTGCGTCATCCATTAGCGGTCTCAAGTATGGATGAACTGGCAAATGGTAAGTTCCAGACAGTAATCAGTGAAATAGATGAAATCAATCCGAAAGATGTGAAACGCGTCATTATGTGTTCCGGTAAAGTTTATTACGATCTGTTAGAACAACGTCGTAAGAACGGACAAACTGATGTCGCTATCGTACGTATTGAGCAGCTATATCCGTTCCCACATGAAGATATTCAGCAAGCGTTCTTACCATATGCGCACGTTAAAGATTTCGTATGGTGTCAAGAAGAGCCATTGAATCAAGGCGCTTGGTATTGCAGCCAACACAATTTCCGTGAAGCGATCCCTACAGGAGCAACTTTACGTTATGCAGGTCGTGCTGCTTCTTCATCTCCAGCAGTTGGATACACGTCCGTTCACCAAGAGCAACAACAAGCTCTGGTAAATGACGCTTTGAACATTGAATAA
- a CDS encoding succinate dehydrogenase iron-sulfur subunit, with product MKLEFSIYRYNPDVDNAPRMQDYTLEVPEGRDMMLLDALIQLKEKDPTLSFRRSCREGVCGSDGVNMNGKNGLACITPLSALTRSGKKIVIRPLPGLPVVRDLIIDMTQFYTQYEKIRPYLINDNKNPPARENLQSPAQREKLDGLYECILCACCSTSCPSFWWNPDKFIGPAGLLAAYRFLIDSRDTETDARLDDLNDAFSVFRCHSIMNCVNVCPKGLNPTKAIGHIKSMLLKHSA from the coding sequence ATGAAACTTGAATTTTCGATTTATCGCTATAATCCGGATGTTGATAACGCACCGCGTATGCAGGATTACACACTTGAAGTGCCTGAAGGGCGCGACATGATGCTGCTTGATGCGTTAATTCAATTGAAAGAGAAAGATCCTACGTTGTCATTCCGTCGTTCATGCCGTGAAGGTGTGTGTGGTTCTGATGGCGTTAATATGAATGGTAAAAACGGATTGGCGTGTATCACGCCACTGTCGGCTTTAACTCGTAGTGGGAAGAAAATTGTTATTCGTCCATTACCTGGTTTGCCGGTTGTGCGTGACCTGATCATTGACATGACTCAGTTCTACACCCAGTACGAAAAAATTCGTCCGTATCTTATTAATGATAATAAGAATCCACCTGCGCGTGAGAATTTACAGTCGCCGGCACAACGTGAAAAACTTGATGGTCTATATGAGTGTATTCTGTGTGCTTGTTGCTCAACGTCTTGCCCATCTTTCTGGTGGAATCCGGATAAATTTATTGGTCCGGCAGGTCTGTTAGCTGCATACCGATTCTTAATTGATAGTAGAGATACTGAAACAGACGCTCGATTAGATGATCTGAACGACGCTTTTAGTGTTTTCCGCTGTCATAGCATCATGAATTGTGTCAATGTATGCCCTAAAGGACTAAATCCAACGAAAGCTATCGGTCATATTAAATCTATGTTGCTAAAACATAGCGCGTAG
- the sdhA gene encoding succinate dehydrogenase flavoprotein subunit: MNLPIREFDAIVIGAGGAGMRAALQISQLGLSCALLSKVFPTRSHTVSAQGGITVALGNTHPDNWEWHMYDTVKGSDYIGDQDAIEYMCKTGPEAILELEHMGLPFSRLDNGTIYQRPFGGQSKNFGGEQAARTAAAADRTGHALLHTLYQQNLKNHTTIFSEWYALDLVKNQDGDIVGCTAICMETGELVYFKAKATILATGGAGRIYQSTTNAHINTGDGVGMAVRAGVPLQDMEMWQFHPTGIAGAGVLVTEGCRGEGGYLLNKDGERFMERYAPNAKDLAGRDVVARSIMIEIREGRGCDGPWGPHAKLKLDHLGKEVLESRLPGILELSRTFAHVDPVKEPIPVIPTCHYMMGGIPTKVTGQAIRYNEKGEDEVIPGLFAVGEIACVSVHGANRLGGNSLLDLVVFGRSAGLHLKESLMEQGSMRDASESDIDAAMTRFNRWENARTGEDPVEIRKALQSCMQHNFSVFREGDAMAKGLEELKVIRERLKNARLDDTSTEFNTQRIECLELDNLMETAYATAQAANFRTESRGAHSRFDYPDRDDANWLCHSLYLPQSETMTRREVNMQPKLREPFPPKVRTY; the protein is encoded by the coding sequence ATGAATCTGCCAATAAGAGAATTTGACGCTATCGTTATCGGTGCGGGTGGCGCAGGTATGCGTGCTGCACTGCAAATTTCACAACTTGGTTTATCTTGTGCCTTGTTGTCAAAAGTTTTCCCAACGCGTTCTCATACAGTATCAGCGCAAGGTGGTATCACTGTTGCACTTGGTAACACACACCCAGATAACTGGGAGTGGCACATGTATGACACCGTAAAAGGATCTGACTATATCGGTGACCAAGACGCTATCGAGTACATGTGTAAAACGGGTCCAGAAGCTATCCTTGAATTAGAACACATGGGACTGCCATTCTCTCGTTTGGATAATGGCACGATCTATCAGCGTCCATTTGGTGGCCAATCGAAAAATTTTGGTGGTGAGCAAGCTGCACGTACAGCGGCGGCGGCTGACCGTACGGGTCATGCACTGTTACATACTTTGTATCAGCAAAACCTAAAAAACCATACTACCATTTTCTCTGAGTGGTATGCCCTTGATTTAGTGAAGAACCAAGATGGCGATATCGTAGGTTGTACTGCGATTTGTATGGAAACTGGCGAGCTCGTTTACTTCAAAGCTAAAGCAACTATTTTAGCGACAGGTGGTGCAGGCCGTATCTATCAATCGACCACAAACGCACACATCAACACCGGTGATGGTGTTGGTATGGCAGTACGTGCTGGTGTTCCATTGCAAGATATGGAAATGTGGCAATTCCACCCAACGGGTATTGCAGGTGCAGGTGTTCTGGTTACAGAAGGCTGTCGTGGTGAAGGTGGTTATTTATTGAACAAAGATGGCGAGCGTTTCATGGAACGTTATGCACCTAACGCGAAAGACCTTGCTGGTCGTGACGTGGTGGCTCGTTCAATTATGATCGAAATTCGTGAAGGTCGTGGTTGTGATGGTCCATGGGGCCCACATGCTAAGCTGAAACTGGATCACTTAGGTAAAGAAGTTCTTGAGTCTCGTTTACCGGGTATTCTTGAATTATCTCGTACCTTCGCACACGTTGACCCAGTTAAAGAGCCGATCCCAGTCATCCCAACTTGTCACTACATGATGGGCGGGATCCCGACTAAGGTAACAGGCCAAGCGATTCGCTATAACGAAAAAGGCGAAGACGAGGTGATCCCAGGTCTATTTGCTGTTGGTGAGATTGCTTGTGTATCTGTACATGGTGCTAACCGCCTTGGTGGTAACTCACTGCTTGACCTTGTGGTATTCGGCCGTTCTGCTGGTCTCCATCTGAAAGAATCTCTAATGGAACAAGGTTCAATGCGCGATGCTTCTGAATCTGACATCGATGCTGCTATGACTCGCTTTAATCGCTGGGAAAATGCACGCACTGGTGAAGATCCTGTTGAAATTCGTAAAGCGCTGCAAAGCTGTATGCAACACAACTTCTCTGTATTCCGTGAAGGTGATGCGATGGCGAAAGGCTTGGAAGAGTTGAAAGTGATCCGTGAGCGTTTGAAAAATGCTCGTCTTGATGACACTTCTACTGAGTTCAACACACAACGTATTGAATGTTTAGAACTGGATAACTTGATGGAAACCGCTTATGCGACAGCACAAGCAGCGAACTTCCGTACAGAAAGCCGCGGTGCGCATAGCCGTTTCGACTATCCAGATCGTGACGATGCTAACTGGCTGTGTCACTCATTATATTTACCGCAATCTGAAACGATGACTCGTCGTGAAGTTAACATGCAGCCTAAGTTGCGTGAGCCCTTCCCGCCGAAAGTACGTACTTATTAA
- the sdhD gene encoding succinate dehydrogenase membrane anchor subunit produces the protein MVSNASALGRTGIQDWLLIRGSAIVIVLYVLYLVGFVAINDITYETWRGFFASSVTKVFTILTLFSILVHAWIGLWQVLTDYVKPLALRLVLQLVIVVALLAYLIYGTIVVWGA, from the coding sequence ATGGTAAGTAATGCATCAGCTTTAGGCCGTACTGGTATTCAGGACTGGCTGTTAATCCGTGGCTCTGCGATCGTTATCGTACTCTACGTGTTGTACCTTGTTGGTTTTGTTGCCATCAATGATATTACCTATGAAACATGGCGTGGTTTCTTCGCATCCTCCGTGACCAAAGTCTTCACCATCCTGACGTTGTTCTCGATTTTAGTACATGCTTGGATTGGTTTATGGCAAGTACTAACAGACTATGTTAAGCCACTCGCACTACGTTTAGTGCTGCAACTGGTGATTGTTGTTGCTCTGCTGGCTTACTTAATTTACGGAACAATTGTGGTGTGGGGTGCATAA
- the sdhC gene encoding succinate dehydrogenase cytochrome b556 subunit produces MGKIVKKQRPVNLDLQTIHFPITAISSILHRVSGVITFIAVGILLWLLGTSLSSPEGFQYASEIMTGFFAKFILWGILTALAYHICGGIRHMLMDFGCIDETLAAGNSSAKITFVITIVLAILAGVLVW; encoded by the coding sequence GTGGGCAAAATTGTGAAAAAACAAAGACCTGTCAACCTTGATTTGCAGACGATCCACTTCCCGATCACTGCGATCTCTTCGATCTTGCACCGTGTCTCTGGCGTCATTACTTTCATCGCAGTCGGTATCCTGCTTTGGTTGTTAGGGACATCTCTCTCCTCTCCAGAAGGCTTTCAATACGCATCTGAAATAATGACTGGCTTTTTTGCTAAGTTCATTCTTTGGGGGATCCTCACTGCATTGGCATATCACATCTGTGGTGGTATTCGTCATATGTTAATGGATTTCGGCTGTATTGATGAAACGCTAGCAGCGGGTAATTCATCTGCAAAAATCACGTTTGTTATTACAATCGTTCTGGCGATCCTGGCGGGGGTATTAGTATGGTAA
- a CDS encoding citrate synthase — MADNKAKLTTESASTIELDILSPTLGQDVIDVRTLGSKGFYTYDPGFTSTASCESKITYIDGDKGILLHRGYPIDQLATEASYLEVCYILLYGEAPTQEQYETFKNTVTRHTMIHEQITRMLNGFRRDSHPMAVLCGVTGALAAFYHDALDVNNPRHREITAYRLLSKMPTVAAMCYKYSIGQPFVYPRNDLSYAGNFLYMMFSTPCEEYKVNPVLERAMDRILILHADHEQNASTSTVRTAGSSGANPFACIAAGIASLWGPAHGGANEACLRMLEEIQTVEHIPAFIERAKDKNDSFRLMGFGHRVYKNHDPRATVMRETCHEVLNELGLNDSLLEVAMELERIALNDPYFIEKKLYPNVDFYSGIILKAMGIPSSMFTVIFAIARTIGWIAHWNEMHDDGLKIARPRQLYTGYGKREFNTNLSKK; from the coding sequence ATGGCTGATAACAAAGCTAAGCTAACGACTGAGAGTGCAAGTACAATTGAACTAGACATTCTATCCCCTACACTCGGTCAAGACGTTATCGATGTCCGAACTTTAGGTTCAAAAGGGTTTTATACATACGATCCTGGATTTACCTCTACTGCCTCATGTGAATCAAAAATCACATACATTGATGGCGATAAAGGCATTTTGCTACACCGCGGCTATCCAATTGACCAGTTGGCAACCGAAGCCTCTTACCTTGAAGTCTGCTATATCCTGCTGTACGGCGAAGCACCTACTCAAGAACAATATGAAACATTCAAAAATACAGTAACTCGCCATACCATGATCCATGAGCAGATCACTCGCATGCTTAATGGTTTCCGCCGTGACTCACACCCAATGGCTGTTCTATGTGGTGTAACAGGTGCACTAGCGGCTTTCTATCACGATGCACTGGATGTTAATAACCCACGCCATCGCGAAATTACCGCTTATCGTCTGCTGTCTAAAATGCCAACAGTCGCTGCAATGTGTTATAAATATTCAATCGGCCAACCGTTTGTTTACCCACGTAATGATCTGTCCTATGCAGGCAACTTCTTGTACATGATGTTCTCAACACCTTGTGAAGAGTACAAAGTTAACCCAGTGCTTGAACGCGCTATGGATCGCATCTTAATCCTCCATGCTGATCACGAACAAAACGCATCAACCTCAACCGTACGTACTGCTGGTTCTTCCGGTGCTAACCCATTTGCTTGTATTGCAGCGGGTATTGCATCGCTATGGGGACCTGCTCATGGTGGTGCTAACGAAGCTTGCCTACGTATGCTGGAAGAGATCCAAACTGTTGAACACATCCCAGCCTTTATCGAACGTGCGAAAGACAAAAATGACTCTTTCCGCCTGATGGGCTTCGGTCACCGCGTTTATAAAAACCATGACCCACGTGCAACTGTAATGCGTGAAACCTGCCATGAAGTTCTCAATGAACTCGGCCTGAATGACAGCCTATTAGAAGTGGCAATGGAGCTAGAACGTATTGCCCTAAACGACCCGTACTTCATTGAGAAGAAACTGTACCCGAACGTTGACTTCTACTCAGGTATCATTCTGAAAGCTATGGGTATTCCTTCATCTATGTTCACTGTGATCTTTGCAATTGCCCGTACTATCGGTTGGATCGCACATTGGAACGAAATGCATGATGATGGTTTAAAAATTGCTCGTCCTCGCCAGCTCTATACTGGCTATGGCAAACGTGAATTTAATACTAATTTATCAAAAAAATAA
- a CDS encoding AraC family transcriptional regulator: MAWLNQQDKFETHWYSAPILGIAAEMGQHDSGLHAHDMGQLLFTQQGCILISLENRLSLLPPGRVAWIPPHVIHRAQMRSSVGYRSVYLSAQYANQIGHEVMILSVTPLLREVLERIAIAPFDSQWQHGRLANLLPVFIDELKSASKEPTLLAIPQDRRMKGLNMEQLPPTLIELAKTIGASEKTITRIFLRETGVSYQTWRQQWRFIKAIELLAQGKPYHFITQELGLTSDSALISFFRKMSGVTPREYQHSYET, translated from the coding sequence ATGGCATGGCTTAATCAGCAAGATAAGTTTGAAACCCATTGGTATAGTGCCCCTATACTGGGTATTGCCGCTGAAATGGGTCAACACGATTCCGGTTTACATGCGCATGATATGGGGCAGTTATTGTTTACCCAGCAAGGTTGCATTCTCATTTCACTGGAAAATCGTTTGTCGCTATTGCCCCCAGGGCGTGTAGCATGGATCCCGCCGCATGTGATCCATAGAGCGCAAATGCGCTCTTCGGTTGGTTATCGGTCAGTGTATCTTAGCGCTCAATATGCCAATCAAATTGGCCATGAGGTGATGATTTTATCAGTGACGCCTTTACTCAGAGAGGTGCTGGAGCGTATTGCCATCGCACCTTTTGATAGTCAATGGCAACATGGACGATTGGCTAATTTATTACCTGTGTTTATTGATGAATTAAAATCAGCCAGTAAAGAGCCTACATTATTAGCCATTCCACAAGATCGTCGTATGAAAGGTCTCAATATGGAGCAATTACCTCCAACCTTGATAGAACTGGCAAAAACAATAGGTGCTAGTGAAAAAACGATCACACGTATTTTCTTACGTGAAACAGGAGTTAGTTATCAAACTTGGCGCCAACAATGGCGATTTATCAAGGCAATAGAGTTGTTAGCGCAAGGGAAACCCTACCATTTTATTACTCAAGAATTGGGGCTGACGAGTGATAGCGCATTGATTAGTTTCTTTCGAAAAATGAGTGGAGTTACACCAAGGGAATATCAACATTCTTATGAGACATAA
- a CDS encoding multidrug effflux MFS transporter translates to MKHSLSLWLAVALMMFPQIVETIYSPALTDIASAFSVNAEQASQTLSLYFFAFALGVVFWGRMCDIIGRRPTILAGLLIYAAASVGALFITHFYLLLLIRMLSAFGAAVGSIGTQTAMRDSYQGHELAKVFSIMGIALAISPALGMVAGAILVGYGGYQAVFMGLAILAIVLLLWSCYRLPETRPENVIHHPFLSTLLAMIRDKEILKNVILIAFFNINLFSYYQLAPFHFEQLMLSQQQFGLTGVLLAIGVGVGSILNRYLLAKKWTPERLVKLSSVISLVSGCMVYILIHSAWFILPVMGIVIGYGIAIPNVLAHALNRYADRKGTAGAILGLLYYIGLAVGLMIAGWSQHLGGVLVVSGAVLFLFALRYRTQ, encoded by the coding sequence ATGAAACATTCACTTTCATTATGGTTGGCTGTAGCCCTAATGATGTTTCCACAAATTGTTGAAACCATATACAGCCCAGCATTAACCGATATTGCGAGTGCATTCAGCGTCAATGCAGAACAAGCTTCTCAAACGCTTTCGCTCTATTTCTTTGCATTTGCATTAGGCGTCGTATTTTGGGGAAGAATGTGTGACATCATCGGTCGACGCCCAACAATACTTGCAGGCTTGCTGATCTATGCAGCTGCTTCTGTTGGCGCATTGTTTATTACGCATTTTTATCTGCTGTTATTAATACGCATGCTATCTGCTTTTGGTGCCGCAGTAGGCTCTATTGGCACTCAAACTGCTATGCGTGATAGTTACCAAGGCCATGAATTAGCAAAAGTTTTCTCCATTATGGGGATCGCTCTCGCCATTAGCCCTGCTTTAGGGATGGTAGCTGGTGCAATATTAGTTGGTTATGGTGGATATCAAGCCGTGTTCATGGGCTTAGCGATTTTAGCTATCGTATTATTGTTATGGTCATGTTACCGGTTACCCGAAACTCGACCCGAAAATGTGATACATCACCCATTTTTGAGCACTTTATTGGCCATGATTAGGGATAAAGAAATTCTCAAAAATGTGATCTTAATAGCATTTTTTAACATTAATTTATTCAGTTATTACCAACTGGCACCCTTTCATTTTGAGCAATTAATGCTCTCTCAGCAACAATTTGGCCTAACTGGAGTTTTATTAGCCATTGGTGTTGGTGTGGGTTCAATCTTAAATCGTTATTTACTGGCTAAAAAATGGACACCAGAGAGACTCGTAAAACTATCAAGTGTCATTTCTCTAGTTAGTGGCTGTATGGTTTATATACTGATCCACTCTGCTTGGTTTATTTTGCCCGTTATGGGGATTGTGATCGGCTACGGAATTGCCATTCCAAATGTCCTTGCTCACGCTCTAAACCGTTATGCAGATAGAAAAGGAACCGCAGGCGCGATTTTAGGATTACTTTACTATATTGGATTGGCAGTCGGTCTAATGATTGCGGGTTGGAGCCAGCACTTAGGTGGCGTTTTAGTGGTGTCAGGAGCTGTATTATTTCTGTTCGCCCTCCGTTATCGCACTCAATAA